One segment of Streptomyces sp. TG1A-8 DNA contains the following:
- a CDS encoding polysaccharide lyase family 1 protein has protein sequence MRTQGLTGAAATAVALAAAAALTLPQAAGAADTAPVGFGAGATGGGAATAVTVSTLDAFKTAVTGTSAKVVKVSGLIPLSGQVDIGSNTTVLGVGPSSGFTGGGLRLKKVTNVVLRNLNLSRPVGTDAITVQTSTKVWIDHNALSSDRGHGKDYYDGLVDITHASDHVTVSWNTFKDHYKGSLAGHSDDNASEDTGHLRVTYHHNWFDNVNSRTPSLRFGTGHFYDNYVVGAETAVHSRMGAQMLVENNVFRSTGVAVTTSRDSDVDGYANLRGNDLGGAATEVSRTGTFTSAPYGYTAEPASGVIASVTAGAGTGKI, from the coding sequence ATGCGAACGCAAGGACTCACCGGAGCGGCGGCCACGGCCGTCGCCCTCGCGGCGGCGGCCGCACTCACACTGCCCCAGGCGGCCGGGGCCGCGGACACCGCGCCCGTCGGGTTCGGCGCCGGGGCGACCGGCGGCGGCGCCGCCACGGCGGTGACCGTCTCCACCCTGGACGCCTTCAAGACGGCCGTCACCGGCACCTCGGCGAAGGTGGTGAAGGTCAGCGGCCTGATCCCGCTGAGCGGCCAGGTCGACATCGGCTCCAACACCACCGTGCTGGGCGTCGGACCGTCCTCCGGCTTCACGGGCGGCGGGCTGCGCCTGAAGAAGGTCACCAACGTCGTCCTGCGCAACCTGAACCTCAGCAGGCCCGTGGGGACCGACGCGATCACCGTGCAGACCTCGACCAAGGTGTGGATCGACCACAACGCCCTGTCCTCCGACCGCGGCCACGGCAAGGACTACTACGACGGCCTGGTCGACATCACCCACGCCTCCGACCACGTCACGGTCTCCTGGAACACCTTCAAGGACCACTACAAGGGCTCGCTCGCCGGGCACAGCGACGACAACGCGAGCGAGGACACCGGGCACCTGCGGGTGACGTACCACCACAACTGGTTCGACAACGTCAACTCCCGCACCCCCAGCCTGCGGTTCGGCACCGGGCACTTCTACGACAACTACGTCGTCGGCGCCGAGACCGCGGTGCACTCCCGGATGGGCGCGCAGATGCTGGTCGAGAACAACGTCTTCCGCAGCACCGGGGTCGCCGTCACCACCAGTCGCGACAGCGACGTGGACGGTTACGCCAACCTGCGCGGCAACGACCTCGGCGGAGCCGCGACCGAGGTCTCGCGGACCGGCACCTTCACCAGCGCGCCCTACGGCTACACCGCCGAACCCGCCTCCGGCGTCATCGCCTCGGTGACGGCCGGCGCGGGCACCGGAAAGATCTGA
- a CDS encoding TetR/AcrR family transcriptional regulator: MSPRSASVNEELRRRSQERLLQAAVELVGERGFEATTLGDIADRAGSARGLVSYYFPGKRQLVQSAVHRLMHRTLEEALEREPRTEDGRERLARAIDAILGLAHERPVLMRQHMAGLLHAEGFVQCPEQRRLSELLSDTVARYGSPDVTADYPLLRSQLMGAVYAALMPGAPMPVPELRAELFRRYRLDWEMGVPPEGGEGAGTAGEQDLSRFFATGGEHTG, translated from the coding sequence ATGTCCCCGCGCAGCGCCTCGGTCAATGAAGAGTTGCGGCGGCGTTCCCAGGAGCGGCTGCTGCAGGCCGCGGTCGAACTCGTCGGGGAGCGCGGGTTCGAGGCCACCACCCTGGGCGACATCGCCGACCGGGCCGGGTCCGCGCGTGGGCTGGTGTCGTACTACTTCCCCGGCAAGCGCCAACTGGTGCAGTCCGCCGTGCACCGGCTGATGCACCGGACGCTGGAGGAGGCGCTCGAACGGGAGCCGCGCACCGAGGACGGCCGGGAGCGGCTGGCCCGGGCCATCGACGCGATCCTCGGCCTGGCCCACGAGCGGCCGGTCCTCATGCGGCAGCACATGGCGGGGCTGCTCCACGCCGAGGGCTTCGTGCAGTGCCCGGAGCAGCGGCGGCTGTCGGAGCTGCTGAGCGACACGGTCGCCCGGTACGGCTCCCCGGACGTGACGGCCGACTACCCCCTGCTGCGCTCGCAGTTGATGGGCGCGGTGTACGCCGCACTGATGCCGGGGGCGCCGATGCCGGTGCCGGAGCTGCGCGCCGAGTTGTTCCGGCGGTACCGGCTCGACTGGGAGATGGGCGTGCCGCCGGAGGGCGGCGAGGGCGCCGGGACGGCCGGGGAACAGGACCTGTCACGGTTCTTCGCGACCGGGGGGGAGCACACCGGGTAG
- a CDS encoding DUF5134 domain-containing protein, with the protein MHGPDAPAWLLVALCAATGAYCLLRMRSGVEEQRRAAGGEALMGFGMAVMAVPATVFAPPAWAWPLYAAVFGAAALRALWTARASAHHLHHVAGTSAMVYMALVMAAPPASAGHHAHGGSGVPVVTGAFLLYFTGYVLLSGARLLPAATAGQAGTLRWGDRPELARACRLSMGMGMVTMLLAV; encoded by the coding sequence GTGCACGGACCGGATGCGCCGGCCTGGCTGCTCGTCGCGCTGTGCGCGGCGACCGGCGCCTACTGCCTGCTGCGGATGCGCAGCGGTGTCGAGGAGCAGCGCCGGGCCGCGGGCGGCGAGGCGCTCATGGGGTTCGGCATGGCCGTCATGGCCGTGCCCGCCACGGTGTTCGCCCCGCCGGCGTGGGCCTGGCCGCTGTACGCGGCGGTCTTCGGCGCGGCGGCCCTGCGCGCCCTGTGGACCGCCCGCGCGAGCGCCCACCACCTGCACCACGTGGCGGGGACCTCGGCGATGGTCTACATGGCGCTCGTCATGGCCGCCCCGCCCGCTTCCGCCGGTCACCACGCGCACGGCGGCTCGGGAGTGCCGGTGGTGACCGGCGCGTTCCTGCTCTACTTCACCGGCTACGTGCTGCTGTCCGGCGCCCGCCTCCTGCCCGCCGCCACGGCGGGCCAGGCGGGCACGCTGCGCTGGGGGGACCGTCCCGAACTGGCACGGGCGTGCCGGCTGTCGATGGGGATGGGGATGGTGACCATGCTGCTGGCCGTGTGA
- a CDS encoding HAD family hydrolase, whose translation MTAVLFDFSGTLFRVESTASWLRAVLRRTGLAMTEAELARAAAALEAAGALPGGAAPVGLPADLAGLWAVRDKSAELHRAAYTGLSRRVPLPDPGLHDALYERHMSPAAWSPYPDAAEVLRTLRERGIGIGVVSNIGWDLRPVFREHGFDAYVDAYVLSYEHGVQKPDPRLFSAACEELGADPRQVLMVGDSRAADGGAAALGCRVHFVDHLPVAQRPDALLPVLELVG comes from the coding sequence ATGACTGCCGTGCTCTTCGATTTCTCCGGGACCCTGTTCCGCGTCGAGTCCACCGCGTCCTGGCTGCGTGCCGTGCTGCGCAGGACCGGCCTGGCGATGACCGAGGCGGAACTGGCCCGGGCGGCTGCTGCGTTGGAGGCGGCCGGTGCGCTGCCGGGCGGGGCGGCGCCGGTCGGGCTGCCGGCGGACCTGGCCGGACTGTGGGCGGTGCGCGACAAGAGCGCGGAGCTGCACCGGGCCGCCTACACCGGCCTGTCCCGGCGGGTGCCCCTGCCCGACCCGGGGCTGCACGACGCGCTGTACGAGCGGCACATGTCCCCCGCCGCCTGGTCCCCGTACCCGGACGCCGCCGAGGTGCTGCGCACGCTGCGCGAGCGCGGGATCGGCATCGGCGTGGTCAGCAACATCGGCTGGGACCTGCGCCCGGTCTTCCGCGAGCACGGTTTCGACGCCTACGTGGACGCGTACGTGCTGTCGTACGAACACGGCGTGCAGAAGCCGGACCCGCGCCTGTTCTCCGCCGCCTGCGAGGAGTTGGGCGCCGATCCGCGACAGGTGCTGATGGTCGGCGACAGCAGGGCGGCGGACGGCGGCGCGGCCGCACTGGGCTGTCGCGTGCACTTCGTGGACCACCTGCCGGTGGCCCAGCGGCCCGACGCGCTGCTGCCGGTGCTGGAGCTGGTGGGCTGA
- a CDS encoding M56 family metallopeptidase: MMLPVALLLLGALTAVVAPRLLARADWPDREPVVALWAWQCVVAGVLLCCALSMTFSAAAWAAVRGHVFATAPRAVVEAYALGASGPWAAATAAALACAGLWSLAMLVREVAGARSRWRLRRAELQARLPLLPGEEPAGGRVAVLEGERPDAWWLPGAAPRLVITTAALRRLKGRQLDALLAHEQGHARARHDWLLHCSAALAAGFPQVPVFAAFRDEMHRLVELAADDTASRRFGRLTTALALVELNEDRGVFGPCPTPQAHVPQRVHRLLAAPARLPPLSRLRLTAAAALVPVIPVLVALVPGLRALG; the protein is encoded by the coding sequence ATGATGCTCCCCGTGGCACTGCTGCTGCTCGGCGCGTTGACCGCCGTCGTCGCCCCGCGGCTGCTCGCCCGGGCCGACTGGCCGGACCGTGAGCCGGTGGTCGCCCTGTGGGCGTGGCAGTGCGTGGTGGCGGGGGTCCTGCTGTGCTGCGCGCTGTCCATGACGTTCAGCGCGGCGGCCTGGGCGGCGGTGCGCGGGCACGTCTTCGCCACGGCTCCGCGCGCGGTCGTGGAGGCGTACGCCCTCGGCGCGTCCGGACCGTGGGCGGCGGCGACGGCGGCGGCACTCGCCTGCGCCGGGCTGTGGAGCCTGGCGATGCTGGTGCGCGAGGTCGCGGGGGCCCGGTCCCGGTGGCGGCTGCGCCGGGCCGAACTCCAGGCGCGCCTCCCGCTGCTGCCGGGAGAGGAGCCGGCGGGCGGCCGGGTGGCGGTGCTGGAGGGTGAACGCCCCGACGCCTGGTGGCTGCCCGGGGCGGCACCCCGGCTCGTCATCACCACGGCCGCCCTGCGCCGTCTGAAGGGGCGGCAGCTCGACGCCCTGCTCGCCCATGAACAGGGCCACGCCCGGGCCCGGCACGACTGGCTGCTGCACTGTTCGGCGGCGCTCGCGGCCGGGTTCCCGCAGGTGCCCGTGTTCGCGGCCTTCCGCGACGAGATGCACCGGCTGGTCGAGCTGGCCGCCGACGACACGGCCTCCCGGCGCTTCGGCCGGCTGACGACCGCGCTGGCGCTGGTCGAACTCAACGAGGACCGGGGCGTGTTCGGCCCGTGCCCCACACCGCAGGCGCACGTCCCGCAGCGGGTGCACCGGCTGCTCGCCGCACCGGCCCGCCTGCCCCCGCTGAGTCGGCTGCGGCTGACGGCGGCGGCCGCGCTGGTGCCGGTGATCCCGGTACTGGTGGCACTCGTCCCCGGCCTGCGGGCCCTGGGATAG
- a CDS encoding PaaX family transcriptional regulator C-terminal domain-containing protein yields the protein MRMNVSAEPGAADLRPLSARSVVLSLLLGTHPPELPVKDLVRLVEPFGVGGSTLRAALSRMVAAGDLRRTDAVYGLSERLLARQRRQDEAVHPGTRAWDGDWEMVVITATGRGPAERAGLRARLTALRLAELREGVWLRPANLTRPLPGDLARVALSCTARPDGPARDLVTRLWPLDAWAATARVLLARASASRDPADRLTSFAAAVRHLLTDPVLPPELLPARWPGGALRTAYAGYQRELAASAGRREVPGA from the coding sequence ATGCGCATGAACGTGTCGGCGGAGCCGGGCGCGGCGGACCTGCGGCCGCTGTCCGCACGGTCGGTCGTGCTGAGCCTGTTGCTGGGCACCCATCCGCCCGAGCTGCCGGTGAAGGACCTGGTCCGCCTGGTGGAGCCGTTCGGGGTCGGCGGCTCGACGCTGCGGGCCGCGCTGAGCCGGATGGTGGCCGCGGGCGACCTGCGCCGCACGGACGCGGTCTACGGGCTCAGCGAGCGGCTGCTGGCCCGCCAGCGCCGCCAGGACGAGGCGGTGCACCCCGGCACGCGCGCGTGGGACGGCGACTGGGAGATGGTGGTGATCACGGCGACCGGCCGCGGCCCCGCCGAGCGCGCCGGGCTGCGCGCCCGGCTGACCGCGCTGCGCCTGGCCGAACTCCGCGAGGGCGTGTGGCTGCGCCCGGCCAACCTCACCCGCCCGCTGCCCGGCGACCTCGCGCGCGTGGCCCTGTCGTGCACCGCCCGTCCCGACGGCCCCGCGCGCGACCTCGTCACCCGGCTGTGGCCGCTGGACGCCTGGGCGGCCACCGCGCGCGTGCTGCTCGCCCGCGCGAGCGCCTCCCGGGATCCGGCCGACCGCCTCACGTCCTTCGCCGCGGCCGTGCGCCACCTGCTCACCGACCCCGTCCTGCCCCCGGAGCTCCTGCCCGCCCGCTGGCCGGGCGGGGCCCTGCGCACCGCCTACGCCGGCTACCAGCGCGAGCTCGCGGCCTCGGCGGGACGGCGGGAGGTGCCCGGGGCGTGA
- a CDS encoding cation-translocating P-type ATPase: protein MVFALLTPPAAARLLPAAPRLLARATAPALGAAAGAAAGTARAGVRGADTAVRVARVVRGALPGARGHWRSGARAHLPLRPAEPERVRDGGGTEHLAHRIAADLAERPDVLLAHWDEGLARLVVTATGEEFTDRIVEHAAGLAERHGLLLADGAPQGVTHPADPAGVRAAAAPLAADVLGIAAALTASALRLPPSPRAVTAAVTLLRENPRFRALLGSRLGSARTDLVLACLNAAVQGAGQSPTSLLLDGALRGCQLAETVARAAAFDTMHDRLCAPDRVSVGGHGIPRPPLRTSPAQEYAAHASAGSVLGAAATLLVKHSGAEAAEAVLAGSPKAARYGPAAFHAVLSAALARTGALVRDPERLRQLEMAGTVLLHPSALRAGDAAADPWAEAVLDAARRAGLKVVVVDNPALEDLTGLADQVVDARRPLDDVVYELRRDEGAVITVARMGADEHEVLAGLRGSDVAVALTDRGGAVVWSADVLAPHGLPDVWRILTAVPAARAVGRRSQTLARSGAALSGLLVAVGESRGGRGRLAVLPGLRHAPVDAGAATALLSGVRAALGVAAARAPHPRPRVHWHELRPQEAQERLEREPDARPSPLDEATARARKAAGALARHPAVAPLRWSVQLGRAVRGELQDPLTPVLAVGSAASAILGSVVDALLVLGALDLNALVGGVQRLRAERALSGLLADQKQKARLAPPAGQAPAGGARTVDAGRLRPGDVIELKGDDVVPADARLLWEDGLEVDESALTGESLPVQKQTDPTPHAAVADRRCMVFEGTTVVAGQARAVVVDTGDRTEAARAVHLAARTPPAAGVQARLQEITRKALPVTLAGGAAVTGLALLRGTPIREAVSGGVAVAVAAVPEGLPLVATVAQLAAARRLSRDGVLVRTPRTLEALGRMDTICFDKTGTLTENRLRLVRVCEADGTSHAAGDATATQTLRTAARACPRFDGGSDRPTHATDEAVLDAAGPDPDWTQLDSLPFEAARGYAAAVGRTGDGPRTLVLKGAPETVLPACADLPAEAAGAAHALAGDGLRVLAVARRRLTAAEDTEDVLEPPLQDLEFTGLLALSDVPRETSTALVRGLYEEGVRPVMLTGDHPQTARAIATELGWPEDTAVVTGDELAAADRAARARMLRDAGVVARVAPEQKLQVVEALRDAGRVVGMVGDGANDAAAIRAADIGVGISARGSAAARNAADIVLTDDDLTVLIDAVGEGRALWHGVADAIAILIGGNAGEVGFGILGTLLSGTAPLSTRQMLLVNLFTDLFPAMAVAVTPTAPAEPDGADGADGADGAGGKRPAATAPEEASAVLGEPLLRQIRHRALTTCLGAVAAWLIGRFTPGTARRSSTMALCAVVVTQLAQTLLDRRDSRLVQVTSVGSAAALFVLVQTPGVSSALGCTPLGPVAWAGVAAAIVLALAAQRTLPRLEETVERLLPAVRA, encoded by the coding sequence ATGGTGTTCGCCCTGCTCACACCCCCTGCCGCCGCCCGGCTGCTGCCCGCGGCGCCCCGACTGCTGGCCCGGGCCACCGCCCCGGCCCTCGGAGCAGCCGCGGGAGCGGCGGCGGGCACGGCCCGGGCCGGTGTGCGCGGTGCGGACACCGCCGTGCGGGTGGCCCGGGTCGTCCGCGGCGCGCTGCCCGGCGCCCGCGGCCACTGGCGGTCCGGCGCCCGCGCCCACCTGCCGCTGCGGCCCGCCGAGCCGGAGCGGGTACGCGACGGCGGCGGCACGGAGCACCTGGCGCACCGGATCGCCGCGGACCTGGCCGAACGCCCGGACGTCCTCCTCGCCCACTGGGACGAGGGCCTCGCCCGCCTGGTGGTGACCGCCACCGGGGAGGAGTTCACCGACCGGATCGTGGAGCACGCGGCCGGCCTCGCGGAGCGGCACGGGCTGCTCCTGGCGGACGGCGCCCCGCAGGGAGTGACCCACCCGGCCGACCCCGCCGGGGTGCGCGCCGCCGCGGCCCCACTCGCGGCCGACGTGCTCGGCATCGCCGCCGCGCTCACCGCCTCCGCCCTGCGCCTGCCGCCGTCGCCCCGCGCGGTGACGGCGGCGGTGACCCTGCTCAGGGAGAACCCGCGCTTCCGCGCCCTGCTCGGCTCCCGCCTCGGCAGCGCCCGCACGGACCTGGTCCTGGCCTGTCTGAACGCGGCCGTGCAGGGGGCCGGGCAGTCGCCGACCTCCCTGCTGCTCGACGGAGCGCTGCGCGGTTGCCAGCTCGCCGAGACGGTGGCCCGGGCGGCCGCCTTCGACACCATGCACGACCGGCTGTGCGCTCCCGACCGGGTCAGCGTCGGCGGGCACGGCATCCCGCGCCCGCCCCTGCGCACCTCCCCGGCCCAGGAGTACGCCGCCCACGCCTCGGCCGGCAGCGTGCTGGGCGCCGCCGCGACCCTGCTGGTCAAGCACAGCGGCGCCGAGGCGGCGGAGGCGGTCCTCGCCGGCTCGCCCAAGGCCGCCCGCTACGGACCCGCCGCCTTCCACGCCGTGCTCAGCGCCGCGCTGGCCCGCACCGGCGCGCTGGTCCGCGACCCCGAGCGGCTGCGCCAGCTGGAGATGGCCGGCACGGTGCTGCTGCACCCGAGCGCCCTGCGGGCCGGGGACGCGGCGGCCGATCCGTGGGCCGAGGCCGTCCTGGACGCGGCCCGGCGGGCCGGTCTGAAGGTCGTGGTGGTGGACAACCCCGCGCTGGAGGACCTCACCGGCCTGGCCGACCAGGTGGTGGACGCGCGCCGCCCGCTGGACGACGTCGTGTACGAGCTGCGCCGGGACGAGGGTGCCGTCATCACCGTCGCCCGGATGGGCGCCGACGAGCACGAGGTCTTGGCGGGGCTGCGCGGCAGCGACGTCGCCGTCGCCCTGACGGACCGGGGCGGCGCCGTCGTGTGGAGCGCCGACGTCCTCGCCCCGCACGGACTGCCCGACGTGTGGCGGATCCTGACCGCCGTCCCCGCCGCCCGCGCGGTCGGCCGGCGCTCCCAGACCCTGGCCCGCTCGGGTGCCGCCCTGTCCGGGCTCCTGGTGGCCGTCGGCGAGTCCCGGGGCGGACGCGGGCGCCTGGCCGTGCTGCCCGGTCTGCGGCACGCACCGGTCGACGCGGGCGCGGCGACCGCCCTGCTGAGCGGAGTGCGGGCCGCCCTCGGCGTGGCCGCCGCCCGCGCCCCGCACCCGCGCCCCCGCGTGCACTGGCACGAGCTGCGCCCGCAGGAGGCCCAGGAGCGGCTGGAACGGGAACCGGACGCCCGGCCGAGCCCACTGGACGAGGCGACGGCGCGGGCCCGCAAGGCGGCCGGCGCGCTCGCCCGGCACCCGGCGGTCGCCCCCCTGCGGTGGAGCGTGCAGCTCGGCCGGGCCGTGCGCGGCGAGCTGCAGGACCCCCTCACCCCGGTGCTGGCCGTCGGCTCGGCGGCCTCGGCGATCCTCGGCTCGGTCGTGGACGCCCTGCTGGTCCTCGGCGCCCTCGACCTGAACGCGCTGGTCGGCGGTGTCCAGCGGCTGCGCGCCGAACGGGCCCTGTCCGGCCTGCTCGCCGACCAGAAGCAGAAGGCACGCCTCGCGCCGCCGGCCGGCCAGGCACCGGCCGGCGGCGCCCGCACCGTGGACGCCGGCCGGCTCCGGCCGGGTGACGTGATCGAACTCAAGGGTGACGACGTGGTGCCCGCCGACGCCCGGCTGCTGTGGGAGGACGGCCTGGAGGTCGACGAGTCGGCGCTGACGGGCGAGTCGCTGCCCGTGCAGAAGCAGACCGACCCCACCCCGCACGCCGCGGTCGCCGACCGGCGCTGCATGGTGTTCGAGGGCACCACCGTGGTGGCCGGCCAGGCCCGGGCCGTCGTGGTGGACACCGGTGACCGCACCGAGGCCGCCCGCGCCGTCCACCTCGCCGCCCGCACGCCCCCGGCCGCCGGGGTCCAGGCCCGGCTGCAGGAGATCACCCGCAAGGCGCTGCCGGTGACGCTGGCCGGCGGCGCGGCCGTGACGGGGCTGGCGCTGCTGCGCGGCACGCCCATCCGGGAGGCGGTCAGCGGCGGGGTCGCCGTCGCCGTGGCCGCCGTCCCCGAGGGACTGCCGCTGGTGGCCACGGTGGCCCAGCTGGCGGCGGCCCGGCGGCTCAGCCGCGACGGCGTCCTCGTGCGCACCCCGCGCACACTGGAGGCGCTGGGCCGCATGGACACCATCTGCTTCGACAAGACCGGCACGCTGACCGAGAACCGGCTGCGCCTGGTGCGGGTCTGCGAAGCCGACGGCACCTCCCACGCGGCCGGCGACGCCACCGCCACGCAGACGCTGCGCACCGCGGCCCGGGCCTGCCCCCGGTTCGACGGCGGTTCGGACCGGCCGACGCACGCCACCGACGAGGCCGTCCTCGACGCGGCCGGCCCCGACCCGGACTGGACCCAGCTGGACAGCCTGCCGTTCGAGGCCGCGCGCGGCTACGCCGCCGCCGTCGGCCGTACCGGGGACGGCCCCCGCACGCTCGTCCTCAAGGGCGCCCCGGAGACCGTCCTGCCGGCCTGCGCCGACCTGCCCGCCGAGGCCGCCGGCGCGGCGCACGCCCTGGCCGGTGACGGCCTGCGGGTCCTGGCGGTGGCCCGGCGCCGGCTCACCGCGGCCGAGGACACGGAAGACGTCCTCGAACCACCTTTGCAGGACCTGGAGTTCACCGGTCTGCTGGCGCTGTCGGACGTACCGCGCGAGACGTCCACGGCCCTGGTGCGGGGGTTGTACGAGGAGGGCGTGCGACCGGTCATGCTCACCGGCGACCACCCGCAGACCGCCCGGGCCATCGCCACCGAGCTGGGCTGGCCCGAGGACACGGCCGTGGTCACCGGCGACGAGCTGGCCGCCGCCGACCGGGCGGCCCGGGCCCGGATGCTGCGCGACGCCGGTGTCGTGGCCCGGGTCGCGCCCGAGCAGAAACTCCAGGTGGTCGAGGCGCTGCGGGACGCCGGACGCGTGGTCGGGATGGTCGGCGACGGCGCCAACGACGCCGCGGCGATCCGCGCCGCCGACATCGGCGTGGGCATCAGCGCGCGGGGCTCGGCGGCGGCCCGCAACGCCGCCGACATCGTCCTCACCGACGACGACCTGACCGTCCTGATCGATGCGGTCGGCGAGGGCCGGGCCCTGTGGCACGGCGTCGCCGACGCCATCGCGATCCTCATCGGCGGCAACGCGGGCGAGGTCGGCTTCGGCATCCTGGGCACCCTGCTGTCGGGCACCGCCCCGCTGTCCACCCGGCAGATGCTCCTGGTGAACCTCTTCACCGACCTGTTCCCGGCGATGGCGGTCGCCGTCACCCCGACGGCGCCGGCGGAACCCGACGGCGCGGACGGCGCGGACGGGGCGGACGGGGCCGGCGGGAAGCGGCCGGCGGCCACCGCGCCGGAGGAGGCGTCCGCCGTGCTCGGCGAGCCGCTGCTGCGGCAGATCCGGCACCGGGCCCTGACCACCTGCCTGGGCGCGGTCGCCGCCTGGCTGATCGGCCGCTTCACACCCGGTACGGCCCGCCGCTCCAGCACGATGGCCCTGTGCGCCGTGGTCGTCACCCAGCTCGCCCAGACGCTCCTCGACCGCCGCGACAGCCGCCTGGTCCAGGTGACGTCCGTGGGCTCCGCCGCGGCGCTCTTCGTCCTGGTGCAGACTCCGGGTGTCAGCAGTGCCCTCGGCTGCACCCCGCTGGGTCCGGTCGCGTGGGCGGGCGTCGCCGCGGCGATCGTCCTGGCCCTCGCGGCCCAGCGGACCCTGCCCCGTCTGGAGGAGACCGTCGAGCGGCTGCTGCCGGCGGTGCGGGCGTGA
- a CDS encoding phosphatase PAP2 family protein produces the protein MRHPPVPAPPRPPARRTAALVAAGLAVCSALLLVLVVIRWAPLLALDGVVSRTVHRWAVREPGVTHAARILTDWVWDPLTLRLVCAATALWLARRRGAWWAVLWPAVTCALAALVQQLLKAAVGRGRPRWPDPVDSAHYAAFPSGHAMTATVVCGLLLWLLYRLGAGRVLWRTAVTVAAVSVVGVGLTRVWLGVHWPSDVLGGWLLGALVVALAVLVHPGPRGGHTAPR, from the coding sequence ATGCGCCACCCGCCCGTCCCCGCCCCGCCCCGGCCGCCGGCCCGCCGCACCGCGGCCCTCGTGGCGGCCGGCCTCGCCGTCTGCTCCGCACTGCTGCTGGTGCTCGTCGTGATCCGGTGGGCTCCGCTGCTCGCCCTGGACGGCGTCGTCTCCCGCACCGTGCACCGCTGGGCGGTCCGCGAGCCCGGCGTCACGCACGCCGCCCGGATCCTGACGGACTGGGTCTGGGATCCGCTGACCCTGCGCCTGGTGTGCGCGGCGACCGCGCTGTGGCTGGCGCGGCGGCGCGGGGCCTGGTGGGCGGTGCTGTGGCCGGCGGTCACCTGCGCCCTGGCCGCACTCGTGCAGCAGTTGCTGAAAGCCGCGGTCGGCCGGGGCCGGCCCCGGTGGCCGGACCCGGTGGACAGCGCGCACTACGCCGCCTTCCCCTCCGGGCACGCCATGACCGCCACCGTGGTCTGCGGACTGCTGCTGTGGCTGCTGTACCGCCTGGGCGCCGGTCGCGTCCTGTGGCGGACGGCGGTGACGGTGGCCGCGGTGTCGGTGGTGGGCGTCGGGCTGACCCGGGTGTGGCTGGGCGTGCACTGGCCCTCGGACGTCCTGGGCGGCTGGCTGCTCGGGGCGCTGGTGGTGGCGCTGGCCGTACTGGTCCACCCGGGGCCGCGCGGGGGCCACACGGCCCCCCGCTGA
- a CDS encoding pectate lyase has product MTSRASARTGTGRALLGGVAALGLSIGMIMISEGPARAATWPTASGSQAVSATVPVSGTKDYGMKRLYGTGDLGSDSQDEDQGPVLELAPGAVVKNVIIGSPAADGIHCLGSCTLQNVWWEDVGEDAATFLGSSPSNVYTVSGGGAKEASDKVLQFNGAGTLNVSGFAVQNFGTFVRSCGNCRTQYKRTINLSSVEATYKGSRLVGINTNYGDSATLRGITVVGDTSKKIVPCQKYIGNSTGSEPTTNGSGPDGTYCKYASSDITYK; this is encoded by the coding sequence ATGACCTCACGAGCATCCGCGCGCACCGGCACCGGGCGCGCCCTGCTGGGCGGAGTCGCCGCCCTCGGCCTCTCGATTGGCATGATCATGATCAGCGAGGGACCGGCACGGGCGGCGACCTGGCCGACCGCCAGCGGCAGCCAGGCGGTCTCCGCGACCGTCCCGGTCTCCGGCACCAAGGACTACGGCATGAAGCGCCTGTACGGTACCGGGGACCTGGGCAGCGACTCCCAGGACGAGGACCAGGGCCCCGTCCTGGAGCTGGCGCCGGGCGCGGTGGTCAAGAACGTCATCATCGGCTCGCCCGCCGCGGACGGCATCCACTGCCTGGGCAGCTGCACGCTGCAGAACGTCTGGTGGGAGGACGTCGGCGAGGACGCCGCCACCTTCCTCGGCTCCTCCCCGTCCAACGTCTACACCGTCAGCGGCGGCGGGGCGAAGGAGGCCAGCGACAAGGTGCTGCAGTTCAACGGTGCCGGGACGCTGAACGTGTCCGGTTTCGCCGTGCAGAACTTCGGCACCTTCGTCCGCTCCTGCGGCAACTGCAGGACGCAGTACAAGCGGACGATCAACCTCAGCTCCGTCGAGGCGACCTACAAGGGCAGCAGGCTCGTCGGCATCAACACCAACTACGGCGACAGCGCGACCCTGAGGGGCATCACCGTCGTCGGGGACACCAGCAAGAAGATCGTTCCGTGCCAGAAGTACATCGGCAACAGCACCGGCAGCGAGCCGACCACCAACGGCTCGGGGCCCGACGGGACCTACTGCAAGTACGCGTCCTCGGACATCACCTACAAGTGA